The following proteins are encoded in a genomic region of Triticum dicoccoides isolate Atlit2015 ecotype Zavitan chromosome 1B, WEW_v2.0, whole genome shotgun sequence:
- the LOC119349753 gene encoding jasmonoyl--L-amino acid synthetase GH3.5 isoform X2 has translation MSSDTERAATEKLEAEKKDAAASTGPIGGTGDRARILPARMTICSCEETINEFEMLTRDAARVQLDTLKKILEANAGAEYLRQFGLDGRTDAASYKSCIPLCVHSDVEPFIQRVADGDSAPVVTGKPITSLSLSSGTTQGKPKFLPFNDELLENTLQIFRTSYAFRNREYPISEGKALQFVYGSKQALTPGGILATTATTNLYRSQRYKEGMKDIQSQGCSPDEVIFGPDFNQSLYCHLLCGLIYSDEVHSVFSTFAHSLVHAFQTLEEVWEDLCADIRDGVLSEKITVPSIREAVSKILKPNPELADSIHKKCAGLSNWYGVIPALWPKAKYVYGIMTGSMEPYLKKLRHYAGHLPLISADYGASEGWVGSNIDPTVPPEQVTYAVLPQTGYFEFIPLEKPTGEETENSAAIHYIESEPVGLTEVEVGKIYEVVLTTFAGLYRYRLGDVVKIARFHNSTPELQFICRRSLVLSINIDKNTEKDLQLAVEEAAKLLEGEKLEIVDFTSYVEKSSDPGRYVIFWELSSEATDDVLSGCANALDLAFLDAGYMGSRKIKTIGPLELRVLRKGTFREILLHFLTLGGAVSQFKTPRFVSPANGKVLQILNRNVAKSYFSTAYGL, from the exons ATGTCCAGCGACACCGAACGTGCCGCCACCGAGAAGCTCGAAGCCGAGAAGAAGGACGCCGCGGCCTCTACCGGGCCtattggagg AACAGGTGATAGAGCCAGGATTCTGCCAGCACGAATGACGATCTGTAGCTGCGAGGAGACCATCAATGAGTTCGAGATGTTGACGCGCGATGCTGCGCGTGTGCAGCTGGATACGCTAAAGAAGATCCTTGAGGCGAATGCTGGTGCTGAATACCTGAGGCAGTTTGGCCTCGACGGGAGGACCGATGCCGCTAGCTACAAATCTTGCATCCCGTTGTGTGTGCACAGCGACGTTGAACCGTTCATCCAGAGGGTTGCTGATGGTGATAGCGCACCAGTGGTGACCGGGAAGCCCATCACCTCCCTCTCCCTCAG TTCTGGTACGACGCAGGGGAAGCCTAAGTTCCTGCCATTTAATGATGAATTGCTTGAGAACACACTTCAAATATTCCGTACTTCGTACGCATTCAGGAACCG TGAATACCCTATCAGCGAAGGAAAAGCCTTGCAGTTTGTTTATGGTAGCAAGCAAGCCTTGACGCCTGGTGGCATCCTTGCTACAACTGCAACAACAAACCTGTACCGGAGTCAGCGCTACAAGGAAGGGATGAAGGATATCCAGTCTCAGGGCTGCAGCCCCGACGAAGTCATCTTTGGCCCTGACTTCAACCAATCCTTGTACTGTCACTTGCTCTGTGGGTTGATATACTCGGACGAGGTCCATTCCGTGTTCTCGACGTTTGCTCACAGCCTAGTGCATGCATTTCAAACATTGGAGGAGGTCTGGGAGGACCTCTGTGCTGATATAAGAGACGGCGTTCTTTCAGAAAAAATCACAGTGCCATCAATTCGCGAGGCTGTTTCAAAGATTCTGAAGCCCAACCCCGAGCTTGCCGACTCGATCCACAAGAAGTGTGCGGGCTTGAGCAACTGGTACGGTGTGATCCCGGCACTGTGGCCCAAGGCAAAGTACGTGTATGGCATCATGACAGGGTCCATGGAGCCGTATCTGAAGAAGCTGCGGCATTATGCTGGGCACTTGCCGCTGATCAGTGCCGACTACGGCGCGTCTGAAGGATGGGTTGGCTCTAACATCGACCCCACGGTGCCGCCTGAGCAGGTGACGTATGCCGTTCTACCGCAGACTGGTTATTTTGAGTTCATTCCCTTGGAGAAACCAACAGGGGAGGAGACGGAGAACAGTGCAGCTATTCATTACATCGAGTCGGAGCCGGTTGGGTTAACTGAAGTTGAGGTTGGCAAAATCTATGAAGTTGTGCTCACTACCTTTGCAG GCCTATATCGCTACAGACTAGGAGACGTGGTGAAGATAGCGCGCTTCCACAACTCGACGCCGGAGCTCCAGTTCATCTGCCGCAGGAGCCTGGTGCTGAGCATCAACATCGACAAGAACACCGAGAAGGACCTGCAGCTGGCCGTCGAGGAGGCGGCGAAGCTGCTGGAGGGGGAGAAGCTGGAGATCGTGGACTTCACGAGCTACGTGGAGAAGTCGAGCGACCCGGGCCGGTACGTGATCTTCTGGGAGCTGAGCTCCGAGGCCACAGACGATGTCCTGAGCGGGTGCGCCAACGCCCTGGACCTGGCATTCCTCGACGCGGGCTACATGGGGTCGAGGAAGATCAAGACCATCGGGCCGCTCGAGCTCCGGGTCCTGAGGAAGGGCACGTTCAGGGAGATCCTGCTCCACTTCCTGACCCTAGGAGGCGCGGTGAGCCAGTTCAAgacgccccggttcgtgagcccggcCAACGGCAAGGTCCTGCAGATCCTGAACCGGAACGTCGCCAAGAGCTACTTCAGCACGGCGTATGGGCTATGA
- the LOC119349753 gene encoding jasmonoyl--L-amino acid synthetase GH3.5 isoform X3, translating into MTICSCEETINEFEMLTRDAARVQLDTLKKILEANAGAEYLRQFGLDGRTDAASYKSCIPLCVHSDVEPFIQRVADGDSAPVVTGKPITSLSLSSGTTQGKPKFLPFNDELLENTLQIFRTSYAFRNREYPISEGKALQFVYGSKQALTPGGILATTATTNLYRSQRYKEGMKDIQSQGCSPDEVIFGPDFNQSLYCHLLCGLIYSDEVHSVFSTFAHSLVHAFQTLEEVWEDLCADIRDGVLSEKITVPSIREAVSKILKPNPELADSIHKKCAGLSNWYGVIPALWPKAKYVYGIMTGSMEPYLKKLRHYAGHLPLISADYGASEGWVGSNIDPTVPPEQVTYAVLPQTGYFEFIPLEKPTGEETENSAAIHYIESEPVGLTEVEVGKIYEVVLTTFAGLYRYRLGDVVKIARFHNSTPELQFICRRSLVLSINIDKNTEKDLQLAVEEAAKLLEGEKLEIVDFTSYVEKSSDPGRYVIFWELSSEATDDVLSGCANALDLAFLDAGYMGSRKIKTIGPLELRVLRKGTFREILLHFLTLGGAVSQFKTPRFVSPANGKVLQILNRNVAKSYFSTAYGL; encoded by the exons ATGACGATCTGTAGCTGCGAGGAGACCATCAATGAGTTCGAGATGTTGACGCGCGATGCTGCGCGTGTGCAGCTGGATACGCTAAAGAAGATCCTTGAGGCGAATGCTGGTGCTGAATACCTGAGGCAGTTTGGCCTCGACGGGAGGACCGATGCCGCTAGCTACAAATCTTGCATCCCGTTGTGTGTGCACAGCGACGTTGAACCGTTCATCCAGAGGGTTGCTGATGGTGATAGCGCACCAGTGGTGACCGGGAAGCCCATCACCTCCCTCTCCCTCAG TTCTGGTACGACGCAGGGGAAGCCTAAGTTCCTGCCATTTAATGATGAATTGCTTGAGAACACACTTCAAATATTCCGTACTTCGTACGCATTCAGGAACCG TGAATACCCTATCAGCGAAGGAAAAGCCTTGCAGTTTGTTTATGGTAGCAAGCAAGCCTTGACGCCTGGTGGCATCCTTGCTACAACTGCAACAACAAACCTGTACCGGAGTCAGCGCTACAAGGAAGGGATGAAGGATATCCAGTCTCAGGGCTGCAGCCCCGACGAAGTCATCTTTGGCCCTGACTTCAACCAATCCTTGTACTGTCACTTGCTCTGTGGGTTGATATACTCGGACGAGGTCCATTCCGTGTTCTCGACGTTTGCTCACAGCCTAGTGCATGCATTTCAAACATTGGAGGAGGTCTGGGAGGACCTCTGTGCTGATATAAGAGACGGCGTTCTTTCAGAAAAAATCACAGTGCCATCAATTCGCGAGGCTGTTTCAAAGATTCTGAAGCCCAACCCCGAGCTTGCCGACTCGATCCACAAGAAGTGTGCGGGCTTGAGCAACTGGTACGGTGTGATCCCGGCACTGTGGCCCAAGGCAAAGTACGTGTATGGCATCATGACAGGGTCCATGGAGCCGTATCTGAAGAAGCTGCGGCATTATGCTGGGCACTTGCCGCTGATCAGTGCCGACTACGGCGCGTCTGAAGGATGGGTTGGCTCTAACATCGACCCCACGGTGCCGCCTGAGCAGGTGACGTATGCCGTTCTACCGCAGACTGGTTATTTTGAGTTCATTCCCTTGGAGAAACCAACAGGGGAGGAGACGGAGAACAGTGCAGCTATTCATTACATCGAGTCGGAGCCGGTTGGGTTAACTGAAGTTGAGGTTGGCAAAATCTATGAAGTTGTGCTCACTACCTTTGCAG GCCTATATCGCTACAGACTAGGAGACGTGGTGAAGATAGCGCGCTTCCACAACTCGACGCCGGAGCTCCAGTTCATCTGCCGCAGGAGCCTGGTGCTGAGCATCAACATCGACAAGAACACCGAGAAGGACCTGCAGCTGGCCGTCGAGGAGGCGGCGAAGCTGCTGGAGGGGGAGAAGCTGGAGATCGTGGACTTCACGAGCTACGTGGAGAAGTCGAGCGACCCGGGCCGGTACGTGATCTTCTGGGAGCTGAGCTCCGAGGCCACAGACGATGTCCTGAGCGGGTGCGCCAACGCCCTGGACCTGGCATTCCTCGACGCGGGCTACATGGGGTCGAGGAAGATCAAGACCATCGGGCCGCTCGAGCTCCGGGTCCTGAGGAAGGGCACGTTCAGGGAGATCCTGCTCCACTTCCTGACCCTAGGAGGCGCGGTGAGCCAGTTCAAgacgccccggttcgtgagcccggcCAACGGCAAGGTCCTGCAGATCCTGAACCGGAACGTCGCCAAGAGCTACTTCAGCACGGCGTATGGGCTATGA
- the LOC119349753 gene encoding jasmonoyl--L-amino acid synthetase GH3.5 isoform X1, with protein MALFCRPSLAGRPAGICCSVKSPQFDFVPPGAGTGDRARILPARMTICSCEETINEFEMLTRDAARVQLDTLKKILEANAGAEYLRQFGLDGRTDAASYKSCIPLCVHSDVEPFIQRVADGDSAPVVTGKPITSLSLSSGTTQGKPKFLPFNDELLENTLQIFRTSYAFRNREYPISEGKALQFVYGSKQALTPGGILATTATTNLYRSQRYKEGMKDIQSQGCSPDEVIFGPDFNQSLYCHLLCGLIYSDEVHSVFSTFAHSLVHAFQTLEEVWEDLCADIRDGVLSEKITVPSIREAVSKILKPNPELADSIHKKCAGLSNWYGVIPALWPKAKYVYGIMTGSMEPYLKKLRHYAGHLPLISADYGASEGWVGSNIDPTVPPEQVTYAVLPQTGYFEFIPLEKPTGEETENSAAIHYIESEPVGLTEVEVGKIYEVVLTTFAGLYRYRLGDVVKIARFHNSTPELQFICRRSLVLSINIDKNTEKDLQLAVEEAAKLLEGEKLEIVDFTSYVEKSSDPGRYVIFWELSSEATDDVLSGCANALDLAFLDAGYMGSRKIKTIGPLELRVLRKGTFREILLHFLTLGGAVSQFKTPRFVSPANGKVLQILNRNVAKSYFSTAYGL; from the exons ATGGCTCTCTTCTGTCGCCCTTCTTTGGCCGGCCGGCCGGCGGGGATATGCTGCTCCGTAAAGTCGCCGCAATTTGATTTTGTTCCGCCCGGCGCGGG AACAGGTGATAGAGCCAGGATTCTGCCAGCACGAATGACGATCTGTAGCTGCGAGGAGACCATCAATGAGTTCGAGATGTTGACGCGCGATGCTGCGCGTGTGCAGCTGGATACGCTAAAGAAGATCCTTGAGGCGAATGCTGGTGCTGAATACCTGAGGCAGTTTGGCCTCGACGGGAGGACCGATGCCGCTAGCTACAAATCTTGCATCCCGTTGTGTGTGCACAGCGACGTTGAACCGTTCATCCAGAGGGTTGCTGATGGTGATAGCGCACCAGTGGTGACCGGGAAGCCCATCACCTCCCTCTCCCTCAG TTCTGGTACGACGCAGGGGAAGCCTAAGTTCCTGCCATTTAATGATGAATTGCTTGAGAACACACTTCAAATATTCCGTACTTCGTACGCATTCAGGAACCG TGAATACCCTATCAGCGAAGGAAAAGCCTTGCAGTTTGTTTATGGTAGCAAGCAAGCCTTGACGCCTGGTGGCATCCTTGCTACAACTGCAACAACAAACCTGTACCGGAGTCAGCGCTACAAGGAAGGGATGAAGGATATCCAGTCTCAGGGCTGCAGCCCCGACGAAGTCATCTTTGGCCCTGACTTCAACCAATCCTTGTACTGTCACTTGCTCTGTGGGTTGATATACTCGGACGAGGTCCATTCCGTGTTCTCGACGTTTGCTCACAGCCTAGTGCATGCATTTCAAACATTGGAGGAGGTCTGGGAGGACCTCTGTGCTGATATAAGAGACGGCGTTCTTTCAGAAAAAATCACAGTGCCATCAATTCGCGAGGCTGTTTCAAAGATTCTGAAGCCCAACCCCGAGCTTGCCGACTCGATCCACAAGAAGTGTGCGGGCTTGAGCAACTGGTACGGTGTGATCCCGGCACTGTGGCCCAAGGCAAAGTACGTGTATGGCATCATGACAGGGTCCATGGAGCCGTATCTGAAGAAGCTGCGGCATTATGCTGGGCACTTGCCGCTGATCAGTGCCGACTACGGCGCGTCTGAAGGATGGGTTGGCTCTAACATCGACCCCACGGTGCCGCCTGAGCAGGTGACGTATGCCGTTCTACCGCAGACTGGTTATTTTGAGTTCATTCCCTTGGAGAAACCAACAGGGGAGGAGACGGAGAACAGTGCAGCTATTCATTACATCGAGTCGGAGCCGGTTGGGTTAACTGAAGTTGAGGTTGGCAAAATCTATGAAGTTGTGCTCACTACCTTTGCAG GCCTATATCGCTACAGACTAGGAGACGTGGTGAAGATAGCGCGCTTCCACAACTCGACGCCGGAGCTCCAGTTCATCTGCCGCAGGAGCCTGGTGCTGAGCATCAACATCGACAAGAACACCGAGAAGGACCTGCAGCTGGCCGTCGAGGAGGCGGCGAAGCTGCTGGAGGGGGAGAAGCTGGAGATCGTGGACTTCACGAGCTACGTGGAGAAGTCGAGCGACCCGGGCCGGTACGTGATCTTCTGGGAGCTGAGCTCCGAGGCCACAGACGATGTCCTGAGCGGGTGCGCCAACGCCCTGGACCTGGCATTCCTCGACGCGGGCTACATGGGGTCGAGGAAGATCAAGACCATCGGGCCGCTCGAGCTCCGGGTCCTGAGGAAGGGCACGTTCAGGGAGATCCTGCTCCACTTCCTGACCCTAGGAGGCGCGGTGAGCCAGTTCAAgacgccccggttcgtgagcccggcCAACGGCAAGGTCCTGCAGATCCTGAACCGGAACGTCGCCAAGAGCTACTTCAGCACGGCGTATGGGCTATGA